TGAAGCTGGCACTCGCCCTGAAGGGCCTGAGCTACGAGGACGTGGAGGAGGACCTGTACAAGAAGAGCGAGCTTCTCCTCAAGTCCAACCCGGTGCACAAGAAGATACCAGTGCTCATCCACAACGGCGCCCCGGTCTGCGAGTCCATGATCATTCTGCA
The Triticum aestivum cultivar Chinese Spring unplaced genomic scaffold, IWGSC CS RefSeq v2.1 scaffold84637, whole genome shotgun sequence DNA segment above includes these coding regions:
- the LOC123177777 gene encoding probable glutathione S-transferase, translated to MAGRDDLKLLGTWPSPFVTRVKLALALKGLSYEDVEEDLYKKSELLLKSNPVHKKIPVLIHNGAPVCESMIILQYIDEVF